One segment of Yersinia kristensenii DNA contains the following:
- the ehuD gene encoding ectoine/hydroxyectoine ABC transporter permease subunit EhuD, whose translation MDFDFAFAWSILPDLLPGLLVTLEVVVAGFLLATVLGMVVAVLLQLQSPFITPVCQAYVTFFRNTPLLVQLYFLFFALPLSGLALPAMATGMVGMGLYYGAYIAEAFRGAINGVPQGQWEAARALDFPPLTRWTRIIFPQAFKPMLPVLGNYLIGMFKETPLLAVITIPELFQAAKQIAGLTYRYNEPYTLMALLFLLISLPTSLLFSYLERRRRHA comes from the coding sequence ATGGATTTTGATTTCGCATTTGCCTGGTCAATCTTACCGGATTTGTTACCTGGATTATTGGTGACTCTCGAAGTGGTGGTGGCGGGCTTTTTGCTGGCGACTGTATTGGGGATGGTGGTTGCTGTGTTGCTGCAACTACAATCCCCCTTTATCACTCCTGTATGCCAGGCGTATGTGACATTTTTTCGCAATACGCCGCTACTGGTACAGCTCTATTTCCTTTTTTTTGCTTTGCCACTCAGTGGGTTAGCATTGCCGGCGATGGCCACGGGTATGGTGGGGATGGGGTTATATTATGGTGCTTATATTGCCGAAGCATTCCGTGGAGCAATCAATGGTGTGCCGCAAGGGCAGTGGGAAGCGGCACGGGCACTGGATTTCCCACCATTAACGCGCTGGACACGCATCATTTTTCCGCAGGCATTCAAGCCGATGTTACCCGTGCTGGGAAATTACTTGATAGGGATGTTTAAAGAAACGCCTTTACTGGCGGTTATCACTATTCCGGAGTTATTTCAGGCGGCGAAGCAGATTGCTGGCTTGACCTATCGGTATAACGAGCCCTACACGTTAATGGCATTACTGTTCCTGCTGATCAGTTTGCCGACATCACTCCTGTTTAGCTATCTGGAAAGGCGGCGCAGACATGCATAA
- the ehuC gene encoding ectoine/hydroxyectoine ABC transporter permease subunit EhuC, whose product MELSHLPFVAGELARGAWVTVQITFLSATLALVLSFVFALLRLSPLRPVRVITAASIEFLRGTSALVQLFYLFFILPLFGISISPMTTAVIGLGLNFSSFGAEIVRGAIVNVSQGQRDALRALDFPPLMAFRRIILPQALPFMLPPLGNLLVELLKSTSVVSLITLSDLTFAGASLITTLGDQTLIWSMVLLCYFAMAWPLTRLVAHYERHHTRYRQVGSRG is encoded by the coding sequence ATGGAATTGAGTCATCTGCCATTTGTTGCCGGTGAACTGGCCCGTGGGGCATGGGTCACTGTGCAAATAACCTTTTTATCTGCCACCTTGGCTTTGGTGCTCTCCTTTGTGTTTGCGTTATTACGCCTGTCACCCCTACGGCCAGTGCGAGTCATTACTGCGGCTAGCATCGAGTTTTTGCGCGGTACATCGGCATTGGTACAACTATTTTATCTGTTTTTTATCCTGCCACTATTCGGTATTAGCATTAGCCCGATGACCACGGCAGTGATTGGTTTGGGGCTTAACTTTTCCTCTTTTGGTGCGGAAATTGTGCGCGGTGCCATCGTCAATGTCAGTCAGGGGCAGCGCGATGCTTTGCGCGCCCTGGATTTCCCGCCATTGATGGCTTTCCGGCGCATTATTCTGCCACAAGCACTGCCTTTTATGCTGCCACCGCTCGGTAACTTGTTAGTGGAATTACTGAAATCGACGTCGGTCGTGTCCTTAATTACGCTGAGTGATCTGACCTTTGCGGGTGCATCTCTGATTACTACCTTGGGTGATCAGACGCTAATCTGGAGCATGGTTTTGCTGTGCTATTTCGCGATGGCCTGGCCGCTAACCCGGTTAGTGGCGCATTACGAGCGGCATCATACGCGTTATCGTCAAGTTGGGAGTCGCGGATGA
- a CDS encoding succinylglutamate desuccinylase/aspartoacylase family protein, producing the protein MSIHSSYSKHTIGQAGILSWGQLSFDHPTLAGLELPYFDIEALQPGPKLAIIAGMHPNEVSAMEAALRLKDYFATQLVRGSVTILPVLNMPGLYLHSEFVCPEDNKNINFLSPGDPQGSFSEVLIDSVLNSWAKDAAVFIDLHGGDLREEVAKFVMCQQIGDVEFDLITRSLAHQFDADAIVEFAVDQTNNRGRATNELPWLGRHAVMSEGGANGILDDENTQFHFNGVANIARHLGLTQDPVQTRTRLNIVVNNFDKIEAPFSGRLYLDIVAGEQVTSGQRLGVIKNLYGEWMADVIAPFSGLILMIVNHNIINQGEWLISLAPLPLGLPE; encoded by the coding sequence ATGTCAATACACTCATCGTATTCAAAGCATACCATTGGGCAAGCTGGGATCTTGAGTTGGGGGCAATTGTCTTTCGACCATCCAACCTTAGCTGGGCTTGAACTTCCTTATTTTGATATTGAGGCCCTACAACCGGGGCCAAAACTGGCCATTATTGCGGGTATGCATCCTAATGAAGTTTCGGCCATGGAAGCCGCTTTACGTTTAAAAGATTACTTTGCCACTCAACTCGTGCGCGGTTCTGTCACTATTCTGCCGGTACTTAATATGCCCGGCTTATATCTGCACTCTGAATTCGTTTGCCCCGAGGACAATAAAAATATCAACTTTCTTTCCCCCGGTGACCCGCAAGGAAGCTTCAGTGAAGTTCTCATTGATAGCGTATTGAATAGCTGGGCAAAAGATGCGGCGGTATTTATTGATTTACATGGCGGCGACCTGCGCGAAGAGGTGGCGAAATTTGTGATGTGCCAACAGATTGGAGATGTAGAGTTCGACTTGATAACTCGCTCGTTGGCCCATCAGTTTGATGCCGATGCCATTGTCGAGTTTGCCGTTGATCAAACCAATAATCGCGGACGGGCCACCAATGAATTGCCTTGGCTGGGACGGCATGCGGTGATGTCAGAGGGCGGGGCGAACGGCATTCTTGATGACGAAAATACGCAATTCCATTTCAATGGTGTCGCCAACATTGCTCGCCATCTCGGATTGACACAGGATCCGGTGCAAACCCGGACGCGCTTAAATATTGTCGTCAATAATTTTGACAAGATTGAAGCGCCGTTCAGCGGCCGACTGTATTTGGATATTGTGGCCGGCGAGCAGGTGACCAGTGGGCAGCGCCTTGGTGTGATTAAGAATTTATACGGCGAATGGATGGCTGATGTTATTGCACCTTTTTCCGGTTTGATATTGATGATAGTGAATCACAACATCATCAACCAGGGCGAGTGGCTGATAAGTCTGGCCCCATTGCCGCTTGGCTTACCGGAATAG
- the ehuB gene encoding ectoine/hydroxyectoine ABC transporter substrate-binding protein EhuB has translation MKLNKTLSLSGILSASLLLNAAWSFNASAQSLLDKAKSQQPLIAGIANEQPYGYIGTDGKATGANVEVLRAVLKSLGITQIETPIVDFGALVPGLAAKRFDVIGAGLFINPARCKVIGFSNPVTRSGGAFIVKKGNPLNLHSLKDVAANNKARLGTQNGTNQITEAKDSGIAAGNVVLFDKDSEALAALKAGRVDAVYFPDAEILSLLKKSNDPTVERALPFQQIPDAHGNPSYNYHAFGLPRNDPEFIQAFNAELAKLRASGELLKILQKYGYTENELPPVEVQASQICESQA, from the coding sequence ATGAAACTGAATAAAACCTTATCCCTGAGTGGGATATTGAGCGCCTCACTATTGCTAAATGCAGCTTGGTCATTCAATGCATCCGCACAAAGTTTATTGGATAAAGCCAAAAGCCAACAACCGCTGATTGCCGGTATTGCCAATGAACAGCCGTACGGTTATATCGGCACTGATGGCAAGGCGACGGGTGCCAATGTGGAGGTGTTGCGCGCGGTACTAAAATCATTGGGAATAACCCAAATAGAAACACCGATTGTCGATTTTGGCGCATTAGTGCCAGGTTTAGCAGCAAAACGTTTTGATGTGATTGGAGCGGGCTTATTTATTAATCCGGCTCGCTGCAAAGTGATTGGTTTTTCTAATCCGGTCACACGATCCGGTGGGGCTTTTATCGTGAAAAAAGGTAACCCATTGAATTTGCATAGCCTAAAAGATGTCGCGGCTAATAATAAAGCCCGCCTTGGCACCCAAAATGGCACCAATCAAATTACTGAAGCTAAAGACAGCGGCATAGCAGCTGGCAATGTGGTGCTGTTTGACAAAGATAGCGAAGCACTGGCTGCATTGAAGGCCGGGCGTGTTGATGCTGTTTATTTTCCCGACGCTGAAATCCTCAGTTTGTTGAAGAAATCAAATGACCCAACAGTTGAACGTGCGTTGCCTTTCCAGCAAATCCCTGATGCACATGGCAACCCTAGCTACAATTATCACGCATTTGGTTTACCGCGTAATGATCCCGAGTTCATTCAGGCCTTTAATGCTGAGTTAGCGAAGTTACGGGCTTCCGGTGAGTTACTGAAAATCCTACAAAAATATGGCTATACCGAAAATGAGTTACCTCCGGTAGAGGTTCAAGCCAGTCAGATATGTGAGTCACAGGCTTAA
- a CDS encoding YciI family protein — protein MFIVSLTYHQPIDVVEALTESHKDWLKKYYAQGVFIASGRKVPRTGGIILVKSIDREELDKILAEDPFTAVANYSVTEFVPSMTIESVEALKTL, from the coding sequence ATGTTTATTGTCAGCCTAACCTATCATCAGCCTATCGACGTGGTTGAAGCTCTGACTGAAAGCCATAAAGATTGGTTAAAGAAGTATTATGCACAGGGTGTTTTTATTGCCTCTGGCCGTAAAGTCCCGCGTACTGGCGGTATCATTTTGGTGAAAAGTATTGACCGAGAAGAATTGGATAAAATATTAGCAGAAGATCCGTTTACTGCGGTGGCCAATTATAGTGTGACTGAGTTTGTCCCCTCTATGACCATCGAGTCAGTTGAAGCATTAAAAACGCTGTAA
- a CDS encoding winged helix-turn-helix transcriptional regulator, with amino-acid sequence MKIIESQNLPGTISFPEQVRRGELLNVDCPSREVLKRITSRWGVLVLIALSNETLRFSALRRKIGGVSEKMLAQTLQNLEEDGFVDRIAYPVVPPHVEYKLTPLGKEVQEQVEGLALWLEENFHRIIAKRQPQAAS; translated from the coding sequence ATGAAAATAATAGAATCGCAAAATTTGCCGGGCACTATTTCATTTCCGGAACAAGTCCGGCGGGGAGAGTTGCTCAATGTTGATTGCCCATCAAGAGAGGTGCTCAAGCGAATCACTAGCCGTTGGGGCGTCTTGGTACTCATTGCTTTGAGTAATGAAACCCTGCGTTTTAGTGCTCTGAGAAGAAAAATTGGCGGCGTCAGTGAAAAAATGCTGGCGCAAACATTGCAAAACCTCGAAGAGGATGGGTTTGTTGATCGTATCGCGTATCCGGTTGTGCCACCGCATGTTGAATATAAGCTGACCCCACTGGGCAAAGAAGTTCAGGAGCAGGTCGAAGGGTTAGCTCTCTGGCTGGAGGAGAATTTTCACCGCATTATAGCGAAACGACAGCCACAGGCCGCATCATAA
- a CDS encoding SDR family oxidoreductase: MIAVTGATGQLGRLVINALLKKVPASEIIAAVRNPEKASDLAALGVQVHKADYSQPATLEAAFEGVDKLLLISSSEVGQRIAQHTAVINAAKKAGVKLLAYTSLLHADKSILGLAQEHRATEALLRESGLPVVLLRNGWYTENYAASIAPALAHGAFIGAVGDGHIASAAREDYAEGAAVVLTQENQAGKVYELAGDDSYTLAEFTAEIARQSCKPVVYKNLYETDFKQALLGAGLPDGFASLLADSDAGAAKGGLFDDSHTLSKLIGRPTTPYAKVIAATLTAL; encoded by the coding sequence ATGATCGCAGTAACCGGAGCTACCGGCCAACTAGGCCGCCTTGTTATCAACGCATTACTTAAAAAAGTCCCAGCCAGTGAAATTATTGCCGCCGTACGCAACCCTGAGAAAGCCAGCGATTTAGCGGCGCTAGGTGTTCAGGTACATAAAGCGGATTATAGCCAACCCGCGACATTAGAAGCTGCTTTCGAAGGGGTTGATAAACTGCTGTTAATCTCATCGAGTGAAGTGGGACAACGTATTGCCCAACATACTGCGGTAATCAATGCCGCCAAAAAAGCAGGTGTTAAATTGTTGGCATATACCAGTTTGCTGCATGCCGATAAAAGTATTCTCGGATTAGCGCAAGAACACCGCGCCACAGAGGCACTATTGCGTGAGTCAGGTTTACCTGTAGTGCTATTACGCAACGGTTGGTATACCGAAAACTACGCTGCAAGTATCGCTCCGGCTCTAGCTCATGGCGCATTCATCGGCGCGGTAGGTGATGGTCATATCGCCTCTGCTGCGCGTGAAGACTATGCCGAGGGCGCCGCCGTGGTGCTGACCCAAGAGAATCAAGCCGGTAAAGTTTACGAATTAGCCGGTGATGACAGTTATACATTGGCCGAATTCACAGCAGAAATTGCCCGCCAATCGTGCAAACCAGTCGTATACAAAAACCTTTATGAAACTGACTTCAAGCAAGCGCTGCTCGGAGCCGGTTTACCTGACGGTTTTGCCAGCCTGCTGGCAGATTCTGATGCAGGTGCAGCTAAAGGTGGGCTTTTTGATGATAGCCATACCTTGAGCAAACTTATTGGCCGCCCAACTACCCCCTATGCCAAAGTGATTGCAGCAACATTGACTGCACTTTAA
- a CDS encoding bifunctional O-acetylhomoserine aminocarboxypropyltransferase/cysteine synthase: MKLETLSIHAGYSPDPTTRAVAVPIYQTSSFAFDDTQHGADLFDLKVAGNIYSRIMNPTNDVLEQRVAALEGGIAALAVASGMAAITYAIQTLAEAGDNIVSVAKLYGGTYNLLAHTLPRYGIETRFADHDDIEALEALIDDRTKAVFCESIGNPAGNIVDLKKLADAAHRHGVPLIVDNTVATPILCRPFEHGADIVVHSLTKYIGGHGSSIGGIVVDSGKFPWTQYPKRFAQLNTPDPSYHGVTYTEQFGAAAYIGRCRVVPLRNTGAALSPFNAFLILQGLETLALRMERHTENALKVAHYLQNHPQVSWVKYAGLPDHPEHELAQRYFGGKPAAILSFGVHGGQAAGGRFIDALNLIVRLVNIGDAKSLACHPASTTHRQLNDEELIKAGVPRDMVRLSIGIEHIDDILNDLAQALDAAKS; the protein is encoded by the coding sequence ATGAAATTAGAAACATTATCTATTCATGCCGGTTATTCACCAGATCCTACCACCAGAGCGGTTGCTGTTCCCATTTATCAGACTTCTTCTTTTGCTTTTGATGATACCCAGCATGGTGCTGATTTATTTGATTTAAAAGTCGCGGGCAATATTTACTCACGGATCATGAACCCCACCAATGATGTGTTGGAACAACGAGTTGCAGCGCTGGAAGGGGGGATTGCTGCCCTGGCAGTTGCATCCGGTATGGCCGCGATCACTTATGCTATCCAAACCCTTGCTGAGGCCGGGGATAATATTGTGTCAGTAGCGAAGTTGTATGGCGGGACTTACAACCTGCTGGCCCATACTTTGCCGCGTTATGGGATTGAGACTCGATTTGCCGATCATGATGATATTGAAGCATTAGAAGCATTGATTGATGACCGGACAAAAGCAGTTTTTTGTGAATCAATTGGTAATCCAGCGGGCAATATTGTTGATTTGAAAAAATTGGCTGATGCCGCCCACCGGCATGGGGTGCCACTGATTGTCGATAATACGGTCGCGACACCTATTCTCTGTCGGCCATTTGAGCATGGCGCGGATATTGTGGTGCATTCATTGACCAAATATATCGGCGGCCACGGCTCTAGCATTGGTGGCATTGTGGTGGATTCCGGCAAGTTCCCGTGGACACAATATCCGAAACGCTTTGCTCAATTGAATACGCCCGATCCTTCTTATCACGGCGTGACTTATACCGAGCAATTTGGTGCGGCTGCATATATTGGCCGTTGCCGAGTTGTACCGCTGAGAAATACTGGCGCGGCACTGTCGCCATTCAATGCATTCCTGATCTTACAAGGGCTAGAAACGCTGGCTTTGCGTATGGAACGTCATACTGAAAATGCGTTGAAAGTTGCTCATTATTTGCAGAATCACCCACAAGTTAGCTGGGTTAAATATGCCGGTTTACCTGACCATCCTGAACATGAGTTAGCCCAACGCTATTTTGGTGGTAAACCTGCTGCGATATTGTCATTTGGTGTGCATGGAGGGCAGGCGGCGGGGGGGCGATTTATCGATGCGCTAAATTTGATCGTGCGGTTGGTTAATATTGGTGATGCCAAATCATTGGCGTGCCATCCTGCCTCCACCACTCATCGTCAGCTCAATGATGAAGAGCTTATCAAGGCGGGTGTGCCACGAGATATGGTGAGATTGTCGATTGGCATTGAGCACATTGATGACATCCTCAATGACCTTGCCCAAGCATTGGATGCGGCTAAATCTTAA